In Urechidicola croceus, a single window of DNA contains:
- a CDS encoding C1 family peptidase, producing the protein MKKTILLIYLLTFSSLLYSQTTPRTGLLFDDDAYSATPLKARNVSFQSVVAEQSSASLKEFVPEILTQGSYGTCVGWSSAYYGRTILNARINNLTSQDDISMNAFSPVFTYLNSNVDDDYNCQGGAYINKALEAMVDKGVPYFKDYNVMCDSYIPSELWLMAEDNKIKDFNRLFDGDESEEVKIESVKRSLINGNPVIIGFQVENSFYTAKNVYEPDYGGITGGHAMCVVGYDDDKYGGAFEIVNSWGKNWGNDGFIWVRYEEFIEYTKYAFEMIPAKSIKIPENILAGELTMKLYDGSIMQIKKGTGEYKKSILGWQDVVVDESSQSIGDYITTEIHPENTRYKIYAKVNKPAYIYVVGADSDQRNGVLFPHKEGISPYISYEDTEVIVPGEKYWFRLNSDVASDYTVVIFSEDKIDINEVKTELDDLEGGLIDKLYVIFKDKLIDKNKVNLDESKMAFEAKYTKGTMALMVLDIKRK; encoded by the coding sequence ATGAAAAAAACAATTTTACTCATCTACTTATTAACTTTTTCTTCATTATTATATTCTCAAACTACTCCCAGAACTGGACTTTTATTTGATGATGATGCATATTCAGCTACACCTTTAAAAGCACGAAACGTTTCTTTTCAAAGTGTAGTGGCTGAACAATCAAGTGCTTCGTTAAAAGAGTTTGTTCCAGAAATTTTAACCCAAGGTAGTTATGGAACTTGTGTTGGTTGGTCAAGTGCCTATTATGGTAGAACCATATTAAATGCAAGAATAAATAATTTAACTTCTCAGGATGATATTTCTATGAATGCCTTTTCACCTGTTTTTACCTATTTAAATTCTAATGTTGATGATGACTATAATTGTCAAGGAGGAGCATATATAAATAAAGCCTTAGAAGCAATGGTGGATAAGGGAGTTCCTTATTTTAAAGATTATAATGTAATGTGTGATAGTTACATTCCTTCAGAGTTATGGCTAATGGCTGAGGATAATAAGATTAAAGATTTTAACAGACTGTTTGACGGAGACGAAAGTGAAGAAGTCAAAATAGAGTCTGTAAAAAGATCATTAATAAACGGAAACCCTGTAATTATTGGTTTTCAAGTAGAAAATTCATTTTATACCGCTAAAAATGTTTACGAACCTGATTATGGAGGGATTACTGGAGGGCATGCAATGTGTGTGGTCGGTTATGATGATGATAAGTATGGAGGAGCTTTTGAAATAGTAAACAGTTGGGGAAAAAACTGGGGAAATGATGGTTTTATATGGGTGAGATATGAAGAGTTCATTGAGTATACAAAGTATGCTTTTGAAATGATTCCTGCAAAAAGTATTAAAATTCCTGAGAATATATTGGCAGGTGAATTGACTATGAAATTATATGATGGTTCTATAATGCAAATAAAGAAAGGAACAGGAGAATATAAAAAATCGATTTTAGGATGGCAGGATGTAGTTGTAGATGAATCATCTCAAAGTATTGGGGATTATATAACTACCGAAATTCACCCAGAAAATACACGTTATAAAATATATGCAAAAGTAAATAAACCGGCATATATATATGTAGTAGGAGCTGATAGTGATCAAAGAAATGGTGTTTTATTTCCACATAAAGAAGGAATTAGCCCTTACATAAGTTATGAAGATACTGAGGTGATTGTACCCGGTGAAAAGTATTGGTTTCGTTTGAATTCTGACGTTGCTTCTGATTATACTGTTGTGATTTTTTCTGAAGATAAAATTGATATTAATGAGGTCAAAACAGAATTAGATGATTTAGAAGGAGGTTTAATAGATAAACTATATGTTATTTTTAAGGATAAGCTAATAGATAAAAACAAAGTAAACCTTGATGAAAGTAAAATGGCGTTTGAAGCCAAATATACAAAGGGAACTATGGCATTGATGGTACTCGATATAAAAAGAAAATAA
- a CDS encoding DUF6526 family protein yields MEHQNLKNHGRLLVGYHFVGSVLILALLIGSIINLVKSSTSNIYSASLLVLVTIILILVTYYARAFALKAQDRAINAEESIRHFILTGKPLSNELSIRQIIGLRFASDEEFPDLAKKAVAEKLSEKDIKKAIKNWKADTYRV; encoded by the coding sequence ATGGAACACCAAAACTTAAAGAATCATGGACGACTTTTAGTAGGATATCATTTTGTTGGAAGCGTTTTAATTCTTGCTTTATTAATAGGTTCGATTATTAATTTAGTAAAATCATCTACTTCGAATATATATTCGGCTTCATTATTAGTATTAGTAACAATTATACTCATTTTAGTTACTTATTATGCAAGAGCATTTGCATTAAAAGCACAAGATAGAGCAATAAATGCAGAAGAAAGTATTAGACATTTTATTCTTACTGGAAAGCCATTGAGTAACGAATTGAGTATTCGCCAAATTATTGGTTTACGGTTTGCATCAGATGAAGAGTTTCCAGATTTAGCTAAAAAAGCGGTTGCAGAAAAATTATCAGAGAAAGATATAAAAAAGGCAATTAAGAATTGGAAAGCAGATACTTATAGAGTTTAG